In Streptomyces sclerotialus, one genomic interval encodes:
- a CDS encoding amino acid permease, producing MEHTAEAERTAPPTPAASGATPASGTAAASGAPVREGGYAAGLRNRQVQMIAVGGAIGTGLFLGAGERLHAAGPILVVVFAITGLFAFFIARAMGELVMHRPTSGSFVSYSREFLGEKAAYTAGWVYFLHWVCSGIAEITAVAMYLQYWGAFRGIPQWTLALFALLVVLAANLISVRWFGEFEFWFAIIKVAAILAFLAIGCWLLASRHPVDGHSTGPQLIADNGGMMPNGLLASVVLIQGVVFAYAAIEMVGIAAGETENPRKVIPRAINSVSWRIVVFYVGTVLLLVLLLPWSAYKAGESPFVTLLGKLGVPGVSGVMNFVILTAALSSCNSGLYSTGRVLRSMGLAGSAPKFTTLMNKRGVPYGGILLTASCYILGIVLNYVVPERAFSIVLNFSAITMIGTWVMIMICQMVLRRRAARGEVEQPAFRLPGAPFTSWLTLAFLAAVVVLMCVDGGDAAWSVACVPLIAAALVGGWYLVRGRVANNDR from the coding sequence ATGGAGCACACAGCAGAAGCCGAGCGGACGGCACCGCCCACGCCGGCTGCTTCCGGGGCCACCCCGGCTTCCGGGACCGCCGCGGCCTCCGGCGCCCCGGTCCGCGAGGGCGGCTACGCCGCGGGCCTGCGCAACCGCCAGGTCCAGATGATCGCGGTCGGCGGCGCCATCGGCACCGGCCTCTTCCTCGGCGCCGGCGAGCGGCTGCACGCGGCGGGCCCGATCCTGGTCGTGGTCTTCGCGATCACCGGCCTGTTCGCCTTCTTCATCGCCCGCGCCATGGGCGAGCTCGTCATGCACCGCCCGACCTCCGGCTCGTTCGTCTCGTACTCCCGGGAGTTCCTGGGCGAGAAGGCGGCGTACACGGCCGGCTGGGTCTACTTCCTGCACTGGGTGTGCAGTGGCATCGCGGAGATCACCGCGGTCGCCATGTACCTCCAGTACTGGGGCGCCTTCCGCGGCATCCCCCAGTGGACGCTCGCGCTCTTCGCGCTGCTCGTGGTGCTCGCCGCCAACCTCATCTCGGTGCGCTGGTTCGGCGAGTTCGAGTTCTGGTTCGCGATCATCAAGGTCGCCGCGATCCTCGCGTTCCTCGCCATCGGCTGCTGGCTGCTGGCCAGCCGGCACCCCGTCGACGGCCACAGCACCGGCCCGCAGCTGATCGCCGACAACGGCGGCATGATGCCCAACGGCCTGCTCGCCTCCGTGGTGCTGATCCAGGGCGTGGTCTTCGCGTACGCCGCGATCGAGATGGTCGGCATCGCGGCCGGTGAGACCGAGAACCCGCGCAAGGTCATCCCGCGCGCCATCAACTCCGTCTCCTGGCGCATCGTCGTCTTCTACGTCGGTACCGTGCTGCTGCTCGTCCTGCTGCTGCCCTGGAGCGCGTACAAGGCGGGGGAGTCCCCGTTCGTCACGCTCCTCGGCAAGCTGGGCGTGCCCGGCGTCAGCGGGGTGATGAACTTCGTGATCCTCACGGCGGCGCTGTCGAGCTGCAACTCGGGCCTGTACTCGACGGGCCGCGTGCTGCGGTCGATGGGGCTCGCGGGGTCGGCGCCGAAGTTCACCACGCTGATGAACAAGCGCGGCGTGCCGTACGGCGGCATCCTGCTGACCGCGTCCTGCTACATCCTCGGCATCGTCCTCAACTACGTCGTGCCGGAGCGGGCGTTCTCCATCGTCCTGAACTTCTCGGCGATCACGATGATCGGCACCTGGGTGATGATCATGATCTGCCAGATGGTGCTGCGCCGCCGGGCCGCACGCGGCGAGGTCGAGCAGCCCGCCTTCCGGCTGCCGGGCGCGCCCTTCACCTCCTGGCTGACCCTCGCCTTCCTGGCCGCCGTCGTGGTCCTGATGTGCGTGGACGGCGGAGACGCCGCGTGGTCGGTGGCCTGCGTGCCGCTGATCGCGGCCGCGCTGGTCGGCGGCTGGTACCTGGTACGCGGCAGGGTCGCGAACAACGACCGCTGA
- a CDS encoding glycosyltransferase → MLAAHQHRSATVLLGIVVMLAAAAWAGHHALSAFAIAHDGALASRLTVVWIALFLIFLLQTFMYHLERPRKLTSRLTRQLEALHVAILVPVYNEDPGYLRLGLASFLRQTRLPDSVHIVDDGSTSGDYAEVRAWWERAARQAGVTTTWQRVPNGGKRHAQAHAVRVSPEADVYVTCDSDSCFAPNALEQALVPFSRPRVQSVAGIVIATNNRANWLVRITDLWFVVCQLVDRSGQSAVGAVMVNSGPLAAYRAGIIRDNLDGYLNETFMGRPVNFSDDSMLTLYAQERGLTVQQPSAICFTAMPEKWSHFNRMYLRWMRGSTIRSVWRMRYLSPARPAFWLHTMRWIQMVLTQMVTVWMLVVEPLVYRNMPPATMLVVPFLIGWAQGLRYLSIIRSDERIRSRLVTWLAMPGAIVLAWTLLRWLRWYGIATCAKTGWGTRQNGAEVSLTSGPTTA, encoded by the coding sequence GTGCTGGCCGCTCATCAGCACCGGTCCGCGACCGTTCTGCTCGGCATCGTCGTCATGCTGGCGGCGGCCGCGTGGGCCGGCCACCACGCGCTCAGCGCGTTCGCCATCGCCCACGACGGCGCGCTGGCCAGCCGCCTCACGGTCGTCTGGATCGCACTGTTCCTGATCTTCCTGCTGCAGACGTTCATGTACCACCTCGAACGCCCGCGGAAGCTCACGTCCCGCCTCACCCGGCAGCTCGAAGCGCTGCACGTGGCCATCCTCGTCCCCGTCTACAACGAGGACCCCGGCTACCTCCGCCTCGGCCTCGCGTCCTTCCTCCGCCAGACCCGCCTGCCGGACTCCGTCCACATCGTCGACGACGGTTCCACCAGCGGCGACTACGCCGAGGTACGGGCCTGGTGGGAGCGGGCCGCGCGGCAGGCCGGCGTCACCACCACCTGGCAGCGCGTCCCCAACGGCGGCAAGCGGCACGCCCAGGCCCACGCCGTACGGGTCAGCCCCGAGGCCGACGTCTACGTCACCTGCGACAGCGACAGCTGCTTCGCGCCCAACGCACTGGAGCAGGCACTCGTACCGTTCTCCCGGCCACGGGTGCAGTCCGTCGCGGGCATCGTCATCGCGACCAACAACCGGGCCAACTGGCTGGTGCGCATCACTGACCTGTGGTTCGTGGTCTGCCAGCTCGTCGACCGCTCCGGCCAGTCCGCGGTCGGCGCCGTCATGGTCAACTCCGGTCCGCTGGCCGCGTACCGCGCCGGCATCATCCGCGACAACCTCGACGGCTACCTCAACGAGACGTTCATGGGCCGCCCCGTGAACTTCTCCGACGACTCCATGCTGACCCTGTACGCGCAGGAGCGCGGCCTCACGGTCCAGCAGCCCTCCGCCATCTGCTTCACCGCCATGCCGGAGAAGTGGTCCCACTTCAACCGCATGTACCTGCGGTGGATGCGCGGCTCCACGATCCGCTCCGTCTGGCGGATGCGGTACCTCTCCCCGGCGCGGCCCGCGTTCTGGCTGCACACCATGCGGTGGATCCAGATGGTGCTCACCCAGATGGTCACCGTGTGGATGCTGGTCGTCGAACCGCTCGTGTACCGCAACATGCCGCCGGCGACCATGCTGGTCGTGCCGTTCCTCATCGGCTGGGCGCAGGGGCTGCGGTACCTGAGCATCATCCGCTCCGACGAACGCATCCGCTCCCGGCTGGTCACCTGGCTGGCGATGCCGGGCGCGATCGTCCTCGCCTGGACCCTGCTGCGCTGGCTCCGCTGGTACGGCATCGCCACCTGCGCGAAGACGGGGTGGGGGACGCGGCAGAACGGCGCGGAGGTCTCCCTCACGAGCGGCCCGACGACCGCCTGA
- a CDS encoding DUF4232 domain-containing protein, producing the protein MSYHTSLRRGRKAATATLVAAAAAIALTACDSGTGAAGAGSSGAESGSASSAGPSSSGSSAAPEGGSTGGQDAAQGDSQASSGKTEATVARTASARTAASASADSSSDRCTASELGLRLGRADVGAGNIHTPLVFTNNGKSSCTLKGFPGVSLIQRDGQMIGKPATREGAMGKAVTLKPGGSAYAVLHTIQDGLKDEPCWKSPYLLQTYPPGSTEAMTLRTDELRVCGGEFSVTALEPGTGL; encoded by the coding sequence ATGTCGTACCACACCAGCCTTCGCCGCGGCCGCAAGGCCGCCACCGCCACGCTGGTCGCCGCCGCCGCGGCGATCGCGCTCACCGCCTGCGACTCCGGGACCGGTGCCGCGGGTGCCGGGTCCTCCGGTGCCGAATCCGGCTCGGCGTCGTCGGCCGGCCCGTCGTCCAGCGGCTCCTCCGCCGCGCCCGAGGGCGGCAGCACCGGTGGGCAGGACGCCGCGCAGGGGGACTCGCAGGCCTCGTCCGGCAAGACCGAGGCGACCGTCGCCCGTACCGCCTCCGCGCGTACCGCCGCCTCCGCGTCCGCCGACAGTTCGTCCGACCGCTGCACGGCCTCCGAGCTGGGGCTGCGCCTGGGGCGCGCCGATGTCGGCGCGGGCAACATCCACACCCCGCTGGTGTTCACCAACAACGGCAAGAGCTCCTGCACGCTCAAGGGGTTCCCCGGCGTCTCGCTGATCCAGCGCGACGGCCAGATGATCGGCAAGCCCGCCACCCGCGAGGGCGCCATGGGCAAGGCCGTCACCCTGAAGCCGGGCGGCAGCGCGTACGCCGTGCTGCACACCATCCAGGACGGGCTGAAGGACGAGCCGTGCTGGAAGAGCCCGTACCTCCTCCAGACCTACCCGCCCGGGTCCACGGAGGCGATGACCCTCCGCACCGACGAACTGCGGGTCTGCGGTGGTGAGTTCAGCGTGACGGCGTTGGAGCCGGGCACCGGCCTGTGA
- a CDS encoding AraC family transcriptional regulator: protein MVRRIPPEVRAWRPAVTGIAEVYHAHLTGHAYPLHTHGAWTLLILDDGMVRYDLDGHEHGALRTGVTLLPPHVPHNGSPATPEGFRKRVLYLEPEAAGLGEEYIGLAVDSPVLEDAALRHRIHRLHDALVLPGEELESESRLVFVAERLRRHLRRRGGPAAPAAAPGLARQLRDLLDARLSEGLTLKEASGLLHAHPAHLVRAFSREFAISPHQYLTARRVDLARRLLLDGMAPRDAAAAAGFHDQPHLTRHFTRILGVPPGRFTGRSPAPVTGRCPAPTPSR from the coding sequence ATGGTCCGCCGTATTCCTCCAGAGGTCAGGGCCTGGCGCCCGGCGGTGACCGGCATCGCCGAGGTCTACCACGCACATCTGACCGGCCACGCCTATCCCCTGCACACGCACGGCGCGTGGACGCTGCTCATCCTGGACGACGGCATGGTGCGGTACGACCTGGACGGGCACGAGCACGGTGCCCTGCGCACCGGGGTCACGCTGCTGCCCCCGCACGTGCCGCACAACGGCTCACCCGCCACCCCGGAGGGCTTCCGCAAGCGCGTGCTCTACCTCGAACCGGAGGCGGCGGGGCTCGGCGAGGAGTACATCGGGCTCGCGGTCGACTCGCCCGTACTGGAGGACGCCGCGCTGCGCCACCGGATCCACCGGCTGCACGACGCCCTCGTCCTGCCCGGCGAGGAGCTGGAGTCCGAGAGCCGGCTCGTGTTCGTCGCCGAGCGGCTGCGGCGGCACCTGCGGCGGCGGGGCGGACCGGCCGCACCGGCCGCGGCTCCCGGTCTCGCCCGGCAGCTGCGGGACCTGCTCGACGCGCGGCTGTCCGAAGGGCTGACCCTCAAGGAGGCGTCCGGCCTGCTGCACGCCCATCCGGCGCACCTGGTACGGGCGTTCAGCCGCGAGTTCGCGATCAGCCCGCACCAGTACCTCACCGCGCGCCGCGTCGACCTCGCCCGGCGGCTGCTGCTGGACGGCATGGCCCCTCGGGACGCGGCTGCCGCCGCCGGCTTCCACGACCAGCCGCATCTCACCCGGCACTTCACGCGCATCCTCGGCGTTCCGCCGGGACGCTTCACGGGCCGGAGCCCGGCGCCCGTCACAGGCCGGTGCCCGGCTCCAACGCCGTCACGCTGA
- a CDS encoding DUF2000 family protein — protein MESPNTAPNTAPHTASPDASAPVRFDTKIAVLLRADLETWQRLNVTAFLVSGIGTEIPDVIGEPYEDADGNDYLRMFRQPVLVFEGTKETLTAAHGRALSRGVALSVFTSDLFATGNDRDNRAAVRAVGQDALDLVGIAVYGPKNAVDKIVKGARMHG, from the coding sequence ATGGAATCCCCGAACACCGCCCCGAACACCGCACCGCACACCGCGTCTCCGGACGCGTCCGCACCCGTCCGCTTCGACACCAAGATCGCCGTCCTGCTCCGTGCGGACCTGGAGACCTGGCAGCGGCTGAACGTCACCGCCTTCCTCGTCAGCGGCATCGGTACGGAGATTCCCGACGTGATCGGGGAGCCGTACGAGGACGCCGACGGCAACGACTACCTGCGGATGTTCCGCCAGCCCGTGCTGGTCTTCGAGGGGACGAAGGAGACGCTGACCGCCGCGCACGGCCGTGCGCTGAGCCGGGGCGTCGCCCTCTCGGTGTTCACCTCGGACCTCTTCGCGACCGGTAACGACCGGGACAACCGGGCCGCGGTGCGGGCGGTCGGCCAGGACGCGCTCGACCTCGTGGGCATCGCGGTGTACGGCCCGAAGAACGCCGTCGACAAGATCGTCAAGGGCGCGCGCATGCACGGGTGA
- a CDS encoding IclR family transcriptional regulator, translated as MAIVPAAAQVLAILRYLAGQLGPVPAAAISRDVGLPRSTTYHLLDTLAQDGFVVHLADERRYGLGVSAFELASGYSRQAPFQRLARAPLTALVDRTGHSAHLAVLHGREVIYVIEERAPGRAPLVTEVGVRLPAHLTASGRAMLARLPHAQVRALFPDPSAFVVRHGHGPGSLSALRHLLVEVRRRGYATEEGEVTPGFSSVAAPVLDHSAHPVAGVAVTYPAAEVPADQRTGIAEQVARTARDLTLRIGGTLPVP; from the coding sequence ATGGCAATCGTTCCCGCAGCCGCCCAGGTCCTGGCGATCCTGCGGTATCTCGCCGGCCAGCTCGGGCCGGTCCCCGCGGCCGCGATCAGCCGCGACGTGGGACTGCCCCGTTCGACGACGTACCACCTGCTCGACACCCTCGCCCAGGACGGCTTCGTGGTGCACCTGGCGGACGAACGGCGGTACGGCCTGGGCGTCAGCGCCTTCGAGCTGGCCTCCGGCTACAGCCGTCAGGCGCCCTTCCAGCGGCTGGCCCGGGCGCCCCTCACCGCCCTGGTCGACCGGACGGGGCACAGCGCGCACCTCGCGGTGCTGCACGGCCGGGAGGTCATCTACGTCATCGAGGAGCGGGCGCCGGGCCGGGCGCCGCTGGTGACGGAGGTCGGCGTGCGGCTGCCCGCGCACCTGACGGCGAGCGGCCGGGCCATGCTGGCGCGGCTGCCGCACGCCCAGGTACGCGCGCTCTTCCCGGACCCGTCCGCCTTCGTGGTCCGCCACGGGCACGGTCCCGGCTCGCTCTCCGCGCTCCGCCACCTGCTGGTGGAGGTGCGGCGCCGCGGCTACGCCACGGAGGAGGGCGAGGTCACCCCGGGATTCTCCTCGGTCGCCGCGCCGGTGCTGGACCACAGCGCGCACCCGGTCGCCGGGGTGGCCGTCACGTACCCCGCCGCCGAGGTACCGGCGGACCAGCGGACGGGCATCGCCGAGCAGGTCGCCCGTACCGCCCGCGACCTGACCCTGCGCATCGGCGGCACGCTGCCGGTTCCGTAG
- the hutH gene encoding histidine ammonia-lyase — protein MSPVVVIDVGALSAGDVVAVARHDAPVTLSPAAQEEITRSRKVIEALADDVTPHYGVSTGFGALATRHIPTELRAQLQRSLVRSHAAGSGPEVEREVVRALMLLRLSTLATGRTGVRLETAEAYAALLNAGITPVVREYGSLGCSGDLAPLAHCALAVMGEGEVRDADGELRPAAEALAAAGIAPVTLHEKEGLALINGTDGMLGTLVLAAHDLRRLLATADISAAMSVEGQLGTDAVFAADLQALRPHPGQADSAANLRAVLADSAIVASHRGPECTRVQDAYSLRCSPQVHGTARDTLGHAELVASRELAAAVDNPVVTLDGRVESNGNFHGAPVAAVLDFLAISVADVASIAERRTDRFLDVARNHGLNAFLADDPGVDSGHMIAQYTQAAIVSELKRLAAPASVDSIPSSAMQEDHVSMGWAAARKLRKALDGLTRVLAIELLTAARALDLRAPLTPAPATAAVVAGLRADVQGPGTDRYLAPEIEAAVQYVASGEALRAAESVAGRLR, from the coding sequence ATGTCACCAGTAGTTGTCATTGATGTCGGCGCACTTTCCGCCGGCGACGTCGTGGCCGTCGCGCGCCACGACGCCCCCGTCACGCTCTCCCCCGCAGCCCAGGAGGAGATCACCCGCAGCCGCAAGGTCATCGAGGCCCTGGCCGACGACGTCACCCCGCACTACGGCGTCTCCACCGGCTTCGGCGCCCTCGCCACCCGCCACATCCCCACCGAACTCCGTGCTCAGCTCCAGCGCAGCCTGGTCCGCTCGCACGCCGCGGGCTCCGGCCCCGAGGTCGAGCGCGAGGTGGTACGCGCGCTCATGCTGCTGCGCCTGTCCACCCTCGCCACCGGCCGTACCGGTGTCCGCCTGGAGACCGCCGAGGCGTACGCCGCGCTGCTCAACGCCGGCATCACCCCGGTCGTCCGCGAGTACGGTTCGCTCGGCTGCTCCGGCGACCTCGCCCCGCTCGCCCACTGCGCGCTCGCCGTCATGGGTGAGGGCGAGGTCCGCGACGCCGACGGCGAGCTGCGCCCGGCCGCCGAGGCGCTCGCCGCCGCCGGCATCGCGCCGGTCACCCTGCACGAGAAGGAGGGCCTGGCCCTCATCAACGGCACCGACGGGATGCTCGGCACCCTCGTCCTGGCCGCCCACGACCTGCGTCGCCTGCTCGCCACCGCGGACATCAGCGCCGCCATGAGCGTCGAGGGCCAGCTCGGCACGGACGCGGTCTTCGCCGCCGACCTCCAGGCCCTGCGCCCGCACCCCGGCCAGGCCGACAGCGCCGCGAACCTGCGCGCCGTCCTCGCCGACTCCGCGATCGTCGCCAGCCACCGCGGCCCGGAGTGCACCCGCGTCCAGGACGCGTACTCGCTCCGCTGCTCGCCCCAGGTGCACGGCACCGCGCGGGACACCCTCGGCCACGCCGAGCTGGTGGCCTCCCGCGAGCTGGCCGCCGCCGTCGACAACCCCGTCGTCACCCTCGACGGCCGCGTCGAGTCCAACGGCAACTTCCACGGCGCCCCCGTCGCCGCCGTCCTGGACTTCCTCGCGATCTCCGTCGCGGACGTCGCCTCGATAGCGGAGCGCCGTACGGACCGCTTCCTGGACGTGGCCCGCAACCACGGCCTCAACGCGTTCCTCGCCGACGACCCCGGCGTCGACTCCGGCCACATGATCGCCCAGTACACCCAGGCCGCCATCGTGTCCGAGCTCAAGCGGCTCGCGGCGCCCGCCTCCGTGGACTCCATCCCGTCCTCCGCCATGCAGGAGGACCACGTCTCCATGGGCTGGGCCGCGGCCCGCAAGCTGCGCAAGGCCCTCGACGGCCTCACCCGCGTGCTCGCGATCGAGCTCCTCACCGCGGCCCGCGCCCTGGACCTCCGCGCCCCGCTCACCCCGGCCCCCGCCACCGCCGCGGTCGTCGCCGGTCTGCGCGCCGACGTGCAGGGCCCCGGCACCGACCGCTACCTCGCCCCCGAGATCGAGGCGGCCGTGCAGTACGTGGCCTCGGGCGAGGCCCTGCGCGCTGCCGAGTCGGTCGCCGGCCGGCTCCGCTGA
- the hutU gene encoding urocanate hydratase, with translation MTGPRPVRAARGTDLSALGWQQEAALRMLQNNLDPEVAEHPDKLVVYGGTGKAARDWRSFDAMVRTLRSLKQDETMLVQSGRPVGVMQTHEWAPRVLIANSNLVGDWANWEEFRRLEQLGLTMYGQMTAGSWIYIGTQGILQGTYETFAAVAAKKFGGTLAGTITLTAGLGGMGGAQPLAVTMNDGVAICIDCDPRAIERRIEHRYLDVKADDLAQALQLATEARDARKPLSIGLLGNAAELLPRMLAEGAPIDIVTDQTSAHDPLSYLPVGVAFEDMAEAAAKDPAGFTIRARESMARHVEAMVGFMDAGAEVFDYGNSIRGEAQLAGYDRAFAFPGFVPAYIRPLFCEGKGPFRWAALSGDPKDIAATDKAILELFPENESLARWIKMAGERVHFQGLPARICWLGYGERDKAGERFNEMVASGELRAPLAIGRDHLDCGSVASPYRETEAMLDGSDAIADWPLLNAMVNVASGASWVSLHHGGGVGMGRSIHAGQVSVADGTKLAGEKIRRVLTNDPGMGVIRHVDAGYDIADTVADERGVRIPMREAPSA, from the coding sequence ATGACAGGTCCCCGCCCCGTCCGTGCCGCCCGCGGCACCGACCTCTCCGCTCTCGGCTGGCAGCAGGAGGCCGCCCTGCGGATGCTGCAGAACAATCTGGATCCGGAGGTGGCCGAGCATCCGGACAAGCTGGTGGTCTACGGCGGGACCGGTAAGGCGGCGCGGGACTGGCGCTCGTTCGATGCGATGGTGCGTACGCTGCGGTCGCTGAAGCAGGACGAGACGATGCTGGTGCAGTCGGGCCGTCCGGTGGGTGTGATGCAGACCCATGAGTGGGCGCCGCGGGTGCTGATCGCCAACTCCAACCTGGTGGGGGACTGGGCGAACTGGGAGGAGTTCCGGCGGCTGGAGCAGCTGGGGCTGACGATGTACGGGCAGATGACGGCCGGTTCGTGGATCTACATCGGTACCCAGGGCATTCTGCAGGGCACGTACGAGACGTTCGCGGCGGTGGCGGCGAAGAAGTTCGGCGGCACCCTGGCGGGCACGATCACGCTGACGGCGGGGCTGGGCGGGATGGGCGGTGCCCAGCCGCTGGCGGTGACGATGAACGACGGCGTGGCGATCTGTATCGACTGCGATCCGCGGGCGATCGAGCGGCGGATCGAGCACCGGTACCTGGATGTGAAGGCCGACGATCTGGCGCAGGCGCTGCAGCTGGCCACCGAGGCCCGCGATGCGCGCAAGCCGCTGTCGATCGGGCTGCTGGGCAATGCGGCGGAGCTGCTGCCGCGGATGCTGGCCGAGGGCGCGCCGATCGACATCGTCACCGACCAGACCTCCGCGCACGATCCGCTGTCCTACCTGCCGGTGGGCGTGGCGTTCGAGGACATGGCGGAGGCGGCGGCGAAGGATCCGGCCGGGTTCACCATCCGTGCCCGGGAGTCCATGGCCCGGCACGTGGAGGCGATGGTGGGCTTCATGGACGCGGGGGCGGAGGTCTTCGACTACGGCAACTCCATCCGGGGCGAGGCGCAGCTCGCCGGGTACGACCGCGCGTTTGCCTTCCCCGGTTTCGTGCCGGCCTATATCCGGCCGTTGTTCTGTGAGGGTAAGGGGCCCTTCCGGTGGGCGGCGCTGTCGGGTGATCCGAAGGACATCGCCGCCACGGACAAGGCGATCCTGGAGTTGTTCCCGGAGAACGAGTCGCTGGCCCGGTGGATCAAGATGGCCGGGGAGCGGGTGCACTTCCAGGGGCTGCCGGCGCGGATCTGCTGGCTGGGGTACGGGGAGCGGGACAAGGCCGGTGAGCGGTTCAACGAGATGGTGGCGTCCGGTGAGCTGCGGGCGCCGCTGGCCATCGGCCGGGACCATCTGGACTGCGGTTCGGTGGCCTCGCCCTACCGGGAGACCGAGGCCATGCTCGACGGCTCCGACGCCATCGCGGACTGGCCCCTCCTCAACGCCATGGTCAACGTCGCCTCCGGTGCGTCCTGGGTGTCGTTGCACCACGGTGGCGGGGTCGGCATGGGGCGGTCGATCCATGCGGGTCAGGTGTCCGTCGCCGACGGCACCAAGCTCGCGGGCGAGAAGATCCGCCGGGTGCTGACGAACGACCCCGGTATGGGGGTCATCCGGCACGTCGACGCCGGATACGACATCGCCGACACGGTTGCCGACGAGCGGGGCGTGCGTATCCCGATGCGCGAGGCTCCCTCCGCGTAA
- a CDS encoding amino acid permease, with product MSTEKTTLQRGLRSRHIRFIALGSAIGTGLFYGSSEAIQAGGPAVLLAYLIGGGAVFLVLRSLGEMAVNHPTAGSFGEYATRHLGRLAGFTTGWTFAFEMVIVCIADITALGVYMGFWFPDVPRWIWLLAAIGVIGILNLFPVKVFGELEFWLSLVKIVAICAMIVAGLALLVLGIGGGGTHVGVSNLWDNGGFFAHGVQGFVLSFAVVMFAFGGTEIIGVTAGEAENPEKTIPSAVNSIPLRIVLFYVLTLAVIMSLNPWQEIGSDASPFVQIFAGLGIKSAAAVLNVVVVAAALSAINSDIFAAGRVMYGMAERRQAPSVMRRLSRNGVPTLTVGIMIGSLLLGVVLNYLIPDRVFLIISSIATFATVWVWLMILATQYAARRKMSREEVAGLAYKVPFWPYGQIVAMVFMAAVLVLLAFSASTRIALIVGAVWLALLSVVHFLWVRPRSAAPAAAENAPAEARENAGA from the coding sequence GTGAGCACCGAAAAAACGACCTTGCAGCGAGGGCTGAGGTCCCGGCACATCCGATTCATCGCCCTCGGGTCGGCCATCGGCACCGGGCTCTTCTACGGCTCCTCGGAAGCCATCCAGGCCGGCGGCCCCGCGGTGCTGCTGGCCTACCTGATCGGCGGCGGGGCCGTCTTCCTCGTCCTGCGCTCCCTCGGCGAGATGGCGGTGAACCACCCCACCGCCGGCTCCTTCGGCGAGTACGCGACCCGGCACCTGGGGCGGCTGGCGGGCTTCACGACCGGCTGGACCTTCGCCTTCGAAATGGTCATCGTCTGTATCGCCGACATCACCGCGCTCGGCGTCTACATGGGATTCTGGTTCCCCGACGTACCGCGCTGGATCTGGCTGCTCGCCGCGATCGGCGTCATCGGCATTCTGAACCTCTTCCCCGTGAAGGTCTTCGGCGAGCTGGAATTCTGGCTCTCGCTCGTGAAGATCGTGGCCATCTGCGCGATGATCGTGGCCGGTCTCGCCCTTCTCGTCCTGGGCATCGGCGGCGGTGGGACGCATGTCGGAGTGTCCAACCTCTGGGACAACGGCGGATTCTTCGCGCACGGCGTCCAGGGATTCGTCCTGTCCTTCGCGGTCGTGATGTTCGCCTTCGGCGGCACCGAGATCATCGGCGTCACGGCGGGCGAGGCCGAGAATCCGGAGAAGACGATCCCCAGCGCGGTGAATTCCATCCCGCTGCGCATCGTGCTGTTCTACGTACTGACCCTCGCCGTCATCATGTCGCTGAACCCGTGGCAGGAGATCGGCTCGGACGCCAGCCCGTTCGTGCAGATCTTCGCCGGGCTCGGCATCAAGTCCGCCGCCGCCGTCCTGAACGTCGTCGTGGTGGCCGCCGCGCTCTCCGCCATCAACAGCGACATCTTCGCCGCGGGCCGCGTCATGTACGGCATGGCCGAGCGCCGCCAGGCCCCGTCGGTCATGCGCCGGCTCTCGCGCAACGGCGTGCCGACCCTGACCGTCGGCATCATGATCGGTTCGCTGCTGCTCGGCGTGGTGCTGAACTACCTGATACCCGACCGCGTCTTCCTCATCATCTCCTCGATAGCCACCTTCGCCACCGTCTGGGTATGGCTGATGATTCTGGCCACGCAGTACGCGGCACGCCGGAAGATGTCCCGGGAGGAAGTGGCCGGACTCGCCTACAAGGTCCCGTTCTGGCCGTACGGGCAGATCGTCGCCATGGTGTTCATGGCAGCCGTGCTGGTGCTGCTCGCCTTTTCCGCGAGCACCCGAATCGCGCTGATCGTCGGGGCCGTGTGGCTGGCTCTGCTGTCGGTGGTTCATTTCCTCTGGGTCCGTCCTCGTTCCGCCGCACCGGCCGCCGCGGAGAACGCGCCAGCCGAGGCCCGGGAGAACGCCGGGGCCTGA